The proteins below are encoded in one region of Reichenbachiella sp. 5M10:
- a CDS encoding alpha/beta fold hydrolase, whose product MKNRICPSKNPLTPWIAVLIGIFTALSSVSKAQDYSFRIDLSGQGQDILFIPGLACDGAVWDAAVSQFQQNYTCHVITLPGFAGQPAIDLSEGFTPQISDELIRYVRDNQLRQPIVIGHSLGGFLALDILSREPELFSKAVIVDALPFLAKIQNPQATEESMKPAAKNMITAQQNIPPEQYAEQQRMYLHSMITDEANIDTAMQWGAASDRSTVGQAMYDLYTTDLRDDIAQINKPVLVLGAYIAYLQYGVTKEMTLTNFQNQYSELEDVQIVLSDQGKHFIMWDDPMFFVQQTTDFLSKQ is encoded by the coding sequence ATGAAAAATCGAATTTGCCCCTCTAAAAATCCACTGACACCCTGGATCGCCGTACTCATCGGCATCTTCACAGCACTGTCCTCCGTCTCCAAGGCACAGGACTACTCTTTTCGTATTGATCTATCTGGCCAAGGACAGGACATCCTCTTCATTCCTGGGCTCGCCTGCGATGGAGCGGTCTGGGATGCTGCAGTCAGCCAATTCCAGCAAAATTATACTTGCCATGTGATCACACTACCAGGTTTTGCCGGGCAACCCGCCATCGATCTATCGGAGGGCTTCACCCCTCAGATATCTGACGAACTGATTCGCTATGTACGAGACAACCAACTCCGTCAACCCATCGTCATCGGACACAGTCTGGGAGGATTCCTCGCTCTGGACATACTATCCCGAGAACCCGAACTATTCAGCAAAGCCGTGATAGTAGATGCGCTCCCCTTCCTCGCTAAGATCCAAAATCCCCAAGCCACCGAAGAATCCATGAAGCCCGCGGCTAAAAACATGATCACTGCACAACAAAACATACCGCCAGAACAATACGCCGAACAACAGCGCATGTACCTGCACTCCATGATCACTGACGAAGCAAATATCGATACTGCCATGCAGTGGGGTGCTGCCAGTGACCGGTCCACGGTAGGGCAAGCCATGTACGATCTCTACACGACCGACCTACGAGACGATATCGCTCAGATCAACAAGCCCGTACTCGTACTAGGCGCATACATCGCCTACCTCCAATATGGCGTCACCAAAGAGATGACCCTTACCAACTTCCAAAATCAATACAGCGAACTGGAAGACGTACAGATTGTACTCTCCGACCAAGGCAAGCACTTCATCATGTGGGACGACCCTATGTTCTTCGTGCAGCAGACGACCGATTTCCTCTCCAAACAATAA